A genomic region of Desulfomonilaceae bacterium contains the following coding sequences:
- a CDS encoding ABC transporter ATP-binding protein, giving the protein MEPVLTLDSVTKSFGGLRVTAGVSFSVAKGSISAIIGPNGAGKTSLFNQITGYLRPDKGKITFLGHDITDLSTREIVSLGMGRAFQVTSFFPEESVLDNVRVACLSRSNKTRIMMKSISSFKEATDKAHRILESLSLEKQADRPAFELAHGDQKLLDIGVALGLEPVVLLLDEPTSGMSPDERLLTRNLIKRLWKEFNLTLVFIEHDMDTVFGIAQTVRVLQMGRLLAEGTPEEIRKNPEVITAYLGEEVM; this is encoded by the coding sequence ATGGAACCGGTTTTGACGCTTGATAGCGTAACTAAGTCATTTGGAGGACTGAGGGTTACTGCGGGAGTCAGCTTCTCTGTAGCGAAAGGAAGCATATCAGCCATAATCGGTCCCAATGGAGCTGGAAAGACATCTCTCTTCAATCAGATCACCGGTTATTTAAGGCCGGACAAGGGGAAGATAACTTTTCTGGGCCATGACATAACCGATCTCAGCACGCGTGAAATTGTTTCTCTCGGCATGGGCAGGGCTTTCCAGGTTACCTCGTTTTTTCCAGAGGAATCTGTTCTGGACAACGTCCGCGTAGCCTGTCTTTCGCGATCGAATAAGACACGGATTATGATGAAAAGTATTTCGAGCTTTAAAGAAGCGACTGACAAGGCACACAGGATACTCGAAAGTCTAAGTCTGGAAAAGCAAGCTGATCGACCTGCGTTTGAACTGGCTCACGGCGATCAAAAGCTTCTCGATATTGGAGTCGCTTTGGGACTGGAGCCGGTCGTTCTTCTTCTGGATGAACCCACGTCCGGCATGTCTCCTGATGAACGCCTGCTTACACGAAATTTGATCAAGAGGCTTTGGAAGGAATTCAACCTCACTTTGGTATTTATTGAACACGATATGGACACAGTTTTCGGTATTGCTCAGACAGTTCGAGTGCTGCAAATGGGTAGGCTTCTGGCGGAAGGGACTCCGGAAGAAATACGTAAAAACCCAGAAGTGATAACTGCGTATCTCGGCGAGGAGGTCATGTGA
- a CDS encoding iron-containing alcohol dehydrogenase, whose amino-acid sequence MNKVNIFQTTPRILVGAGVSNQIADEVKRLSGKSVMIITDPGLVKSGICDRIEGVLAKGGCSFRRFDGVEPDPPFEIASKAAQVVKDVGADLILGIGGGSSLDIAKVASILVTNDGPVSSYFGVDMVPRPGLKMILAPTTAGTGSEVTPIAILSDHHEKLKKGIVSSYLFPSVATLDPELTLGLPAAVTAATGMDALIHAVEAFTSKNATSFTDMLAKEAMWLISQNIRTAFANGSNLDARSKMLEGSLLAGMAFANAGVTAVHAFAYPIGAEFHIPHGVANSIMLAAVMEFNMMGSLPKFAVMAELLGENTQGLSEREAASVAVESLRSLATDVEIPSSLSEFGVKDEDIPSLAQGVMKVTRLLANNPRELKLEDAEKIYRRVL is encoded by the coding sequence ATGAATAAAGTTAACATTTTTCAGACTACTCCACGAATATTGGTTGGAGCGGGAGTATCCAATCAAATAGCCGATGAGGTAAAGCGACTTTCTGGAAAAAGCGTCATGATCATAACTGACCCTGGTCTAGTAAAATCAGGTATTTGTGATCGTATTGAGGGTGTGTTGGCTAAAGGGGGGTGTTCTTTTCGGCGTTTTGACGGCGTCGAACCTGACCCACCTTTTGAGATCGCTTCTAAAGCGGCGCAAGTTGTTAAAGACGTAGGAGCGGATTTAATTCTCGGGATTGGTGGAGGATCATCATTGGACATAGCCAAGGTCGCCTCCATATTGGTAACCAATGACGGCCCCGTAAGCTCATACTTTGGTGTGGACATGGTTCCTAGACCAGGCTTGAAGATGATTCTGGCGCCTACCACCGCTGGGACCGGGAGCGAGGTCACTCCAATAGCCATCCTTTCGGATCATCATGAGAAACTGAAAAAAGGAATTGTGAGTTCTTATTTGTTTCCATCTGTCGCCACGTTGGATCCCGAACTTACGCTTGGCTTACCAGCGGCCGTCACAGCCGCAACCGGCATGGACGCGTTAATCCATGCGGTCGAGGCCTTTACTTCCAAAAATGCTACATCGTTTACCGATATGTTGGCCAAAGAAGCGATGTGGCTAATCTCACAGAACATCCGAACGGCTTTCGCAAATGGGTCAAATCTGGACGCACGCTCCAAGATGCTCGAAGGCAGCCTTCTGGCAGGCATGGCCTTCGCCAACGCTGGTGTAACCGCCGTTCACGCTTTCGCTTACCCCATAGGGGCGGAATTTCACATACCCCATGGGGTGGCCAACAGCATCATGCTGGCTGCAGTTATGGAATTTAACATGATGGGATCCCTGCCAAAGTTTGCCGTCATGGCTGAACTCTTAGGTGAAAACACTCAGGGTCTGAGTGAGCGCGAAGCCGCTTCTGTGGCGGTGGAGAGTCTCAGGAGCCTGGCAACTGATGTTGAGATTCCATCGTCGCTAAGCGAGTTTGGGGTCAAAGATGAGGATATTCCTTCCCTGGCGCAGGGCGTCATGAAAGTTACAAGGCTCCTGGCGAATAACCCAAGAGAACTTAAACTGGAGGACGCTGAAAAAATTTATCGCCGGGTCCTGTGA
- a CDS encoding aldehyde ferredoxin oxidoreductase family protein codes for MFGFYNMALRVNATLKCFDLKIISDSVLRQTLGGKGLATHLLLLHNPQGTEPLGPDNHLILASGPASGTGIWGSCRHGIYTKSPQTGYYSESYSGGTVSDYMAATGFDAVMIHGASDEPIWLEVCEKTVHFHPADDIWGLETYETEDRIKAWIKENRPDVKNCGVMVIGPAGENTASFSVIENDYWRSAGRTGTGAVMGSKKIKGIAFWGNCKKEIANVDAVKNFTKDIAKKTTDNPGVKAYKSMGTPMMVDIMSNVGSFPTRYWQKGTADHRESINAAALHSRCEVKPHACRKCFIACGRMATVKDGRHKGLTIEGPEYETIYAFGGLCEVDSIEEIIYLNDLCDRLGLDTMSAGNLAALTIEASRQKKIDYEIDYGQVDRIAELLEDIAYRRGIGDVLANGVKSVAREWGMEDQAIHVKGLEPAGYDPRVLKGMGLAYGTSDRGACHLRSTFYKPELSKMIDPEQIAGKAAMFIEWEDRLTIFDTLTLCRFYRDLYQWEELGEMIKGITGLDLSVEDMKSIAKNIADDTRRFNIREGLTPEEDKLPKRFSTEALPETGKTITEEQMQTLLADYYKERGWDKLGTPPDKLS; via the coding sequence ATGTTCGGTTTTTACAATATGGCGCTTAGAGTCAATGCCACTCTCAAGTGTTTTGATTTGAAGATAATATCCGATAGTGTCTTGCGCCAAACGCTTGGGGGCAAAGGACTTGCCACCCACCTGCTGCTATTACATAACCCTCAGGGAACAGAGCCGTTGGGACCGGATAATCACCTCATTCTGGCTTCGGGTCCAGCGAGTGGTACGGGCATCTGGGGTTCATGCAGGCATGGGATTTACACCAAATCTCCGCAAACGGGATATTATTCGGAATCCTATTCCGGTGGAACCGTAAGTGATTATATGGCCGCTACCGGATTTGACGCGGTAATGATCCATGGAGCGAGTGATGAACCTATATGGCTTGAGGTGTGCGAGAAAACAGTTCACTTCCATCCGGCTGATGATATCTGGGGTCTGGAAACTTATGAAACTGAGGATCGGATAAAGGCATGGATCAAAGAGAATCGGCCCGATGTCAAGAACTGCGGGGTCATGGTTATAGGACCTGCAGGTGAAAATACGGCCAGCTTCTCTGTCATTGAAAACGACTATTGGAGGTCGGCCGGGCGAACTGGCACCGGGGCGGTAATGGGATCTAAAAAGATCAAGGGTATTGCATTTTGGGGTAATTGCAAAAAGGAGATCGCCAATGTCGACGCAGTGAAGAATTTTACCAAGGATATCGCCAAAAAGACGACTGATAATCCTGGCGTTAAGGCATACAAGAGCATGGGCACACCTATGATGGTGGACATCATGAGTAATGTGGGGAGCTTCCCGACCAGATATTGGCAAAAAGGCACGGCGGATCATCGCGAAAGTATAAACGCCGCTGCCCTTCACAGCCGGTGCGAAGTCAAACCCCATGCATGCAGGAAGTGCTTCATAGCCTGCGGACGGATGGCTACGGTCAAGGATGGGCGGCATAAAGGATTGACTATCGAAGGCCCCGAGTACGAGACCATTTACGCCTTTGGAGGTCTATGCGAGGTGGATTCCATCGAAGAAATCATCTATCTCAATGACCTGTGTGATCGGCTGGGCCTGGACACTATGAGCGCCGGGAACCTGGCGGCGCTGACTATTGAAGCCTCTCGTCAGAAAAAGATTGATTATGAAATCGATTATGGTCAAGTCGACAGAATTGCGGAACTTCTCGAAGACATAGCCTATCGGCGCGGGATCGGGGACGTACTGGCCAATGGTGTCAAATCAGTTGCAAGAGAGTGGGGCATGGAAGATCAGGCCATCCACGTAAAAGGGCTGGAGCCTGCGGGCTACGATCCCCGTGTGCTAAAGGGTATGGGGCTGGCTTACGGCACATCGGATCGTGGGGCGTGTCATCTCCGCTCCACTTTCTACAAACCGGAATTATCCAAGATGATTGATCCCGAACAAATTGCCGGAAAGGCCGCGATGTTTATAGAGTGGGAGGATCGGCTTACTATTTTTGATACGCTTACTCTTTGCCGCTTTTACCGAGATTTATACCAGTGGGAAGAACTGGGCGAAATGATTAAGGGGATCACCGGACTTGATTTGAGTGTTGAAGACATGAAGTCTATCGCCAAGAATATTGCCGATGATACCAGGAGATTCAACATTCGCGAGGGCTTGACTCCCGAAGAGGATAAACTCCCGAAACGGTTTTCTACTGAAGCGCTCCCAGAAACAGGGAAAACAATCACAGAGGAGCAGATGCAAACGCTCCTGGCTGACTACTACAAAGAACGAGGCTGGGACAAGCTGGGCACGCCTCCTGACAAACTCAGTTAG
- a CDS encoding ABC transporter ATP-binding protein — protein sequence MNYILKADGLNTFYGRSHILFDVSLSVSAGETVCLMGRNGAGKTTTFRSLMGLTPPKRGTVIFKDKPCAGVPSYKMARMGMGFVPEDRRIFGPLTVRENLELGKISGRKGQWTMATVLEHFPTLEVCKDRFGGSLSGGEQQMLTIARALMGNPDLLVLDEPTEGLAPVIVAVLKDLIMTLKSAGSTILLSEQNIRFATAVSDRVVIIDKGHVVYTDTMEEFKRQDTIQSKYLAV from the coding sequence GTGAACTACATCCTAAAAGCCGATGGCCTTAATACTTTCTACGGGCGCAGCCACATCCTGTTTGACGTAAGCCTTTCCGTGTCCGCCGGTGAGACTGTCTGTCTCATGGGCCGGAATGGAGCGGGGAAAACCACCACGTTCAGATCCTTAATGGGACTGACTCCACCCAAAAGGGGCACGGTAATTTTCAAGGATAAACCTTGCGCTGGGGTGCCTTCGTATAAAATGGCCCGAATGGGAATGGGTTTCGTCCCGGAAGATCGACGCATTTTTGGGCCTCTCACCGTTCGGGAAAATCTTGAGTTGGGTAAAATTTCGGGCAGAAAGGGTCAGTGGACAATGGCTACCGTCCTGGAGCATTTTCCGACACTAGAGGTGTGCAAAGACCGATTCGGAGGATCGCTTTCCGGGGGTGAGCAACAGATGTTGACGATTGCCAGGGCCCTCATGGGTAACCCGGACCTGTTGGTTTTGGACGAACCTACGGAGGGGCTCGCTCCCGTAATTGTAGCCGTTTTGAAAGACCTCATAATGACTCTCAAGTCCGCCGGTTCCACCATCCTTCTCTCAGAACAAAACATCCGGTTCGCTACTGCCGTTTCGGACCGCGTGGTCATCATAGACAAGGGGCATGTCGTGTACACAGACACGATGGAAGAATTTAAGAGACAAGACACCATACAGAGCAAATATTTGGCTGTGTAG
- a CDS encoding branched-chain amino acid ABC transporter permease: MNNQTRVKEVVFWVIFFVIFGLVPVFAKSDYHLMLANHILIWGMFAMAFNMLFGVTGMLSFGQALYYGLGAYSVGLIAKGFGEAWFVPAIGVGLLLAVVVSILIGLLVIRVSGVYFTVLTLAFGQLAWQITFRWYHFTGGDDGIQGIMPPGILSNHIVYYCFTLLFVAVSIWVLRRLVNSPMGLTLRCIRQNPDRVRFLGRRVRRNQLRIYVISSFFAALAGGLMAGADNSIHPDMLYWTTSGEVILMAVLGGIGQFFGPFIGAAVIIIIQDVVGARTEYWSLIIGLIMMVMVLLLPKGLVGEIQSLRTRLRPGAGNRG; the protein is encoded by the coding sequence ATGAATAACCAGACAAGAGTTAAGGAAGTTGTCTTTTGGGTAATCTTTTTTGTGATCTTCGGCCTTGTTCCTGTTTTTGCGAAATCTGACTACCATCTAATGTTGGCCAATCACATTTTGATTTGGGGCATGTTCGCCATGGCTTTCAACATGTTGTTCGGAGTCACCGGCATGCTCTCTTTCGGTCAGGCCCTATATTACGGCCTGGGAGCATACTCTGTCGGTCTGATCGCGAAGGGCTTTGGCGAAGCCTGGTTCGTGCCCGCAATTGGAGTGGGGCTATTGCTGGCTGTGGTTGTCTCTATCCTGATAGGCCTTTTGGTAATACGGGTTAGTGGTGTGTATTTCACCGTGCTCACACTTGCTTTCGGTCAACTGGCCTGGCAAATAACGTTCAGATGGTACCATTTCACTGGTGGCGACGATGGGATTCAAGGGATTATGCCTCCTGGAATTCTTTCAAACCATATTGTTTATTATTGTTTTACGTTGTTGTTTGTAGCTGTTTCCATTTGGGTTTTACGACGTCTGGTAAATTCGCCCATGGGCCTTACGCTTCGATGCATCCGGCAAAATCCGGACCGAGTACGTTTTCTGGGAAGACGAGTTCGACGCAATCAGCTCAGAATTTACGTGATTTCATCATTTTTCGCCGCTTTGGCCGGTGGCCTGATGGCAGGCGCAGACAATTCCATACATCCTGACATGCTTTATTGGACTACATCGGGAGAAGTGATCCTCATGGCCGTACTCGGAGGCATCGGCCAGTTCTTTGGTCCGTTCATCGGGGCAGCCGTGATTATCATAATCCAGGACGTTGTTGGAGCCCGTACTGAATACTGGTCTTTGATTATCGGGCTGATCATGATGGTCATGGTCCTTCTACTACCTAAGGGATTGGTAGGAGAGATTCAATCCCTGAGGACGCGATTAAGGCCCGGCGCCGGGAATCGAGGTTGA